The proteins below come from a single uncultured Sunxiuqinia sp. genomic window:
- a CDS encoding DUF6786 family protein has protein sequence MKIIHVRLLISIIIGLLVVYLITTGFEKEKTMSLKKGQYGCDLEKLQKYYSTIELVAGESRVVVVPELQGRVMTSTTSGSTGFSFGWINHELLGADQLSSQFNPFGGEERFWIGPEGGQFSFYFDQGKAMAMENWRVPSAIDTMPWDVIEANQETATFRQSFQLANYSGSKFSMEITRRVSIIDPIELDEFLPIKLDESVKVVAYESLNQLKNTNDFSWNKETGMPSIWMLSMYQPSPDVTIVLPYKRECEGPVVTDDYFGEVPKDRLKFDDGIIYFKVDGKYRSKIGVSPERALQTLGSYDAQNKCLTILICSLDSTSTDYVNSSWEEHQKDPFNGDAINAYNDGELVDGGQLGPFYELESSSSAAALNAGEVKIHFQRTFHFEGEEQVLNSIAEKLLGVSIAEIKNAL, from the coding sequence ATGAAGATTATTCATGTTCGACTTTTAATTTCAATAATCATAGGATTGCTGGTGGTTTACCTGATTACTACCGGTTTTGAAAAAGAAAAAACGATGAGCTTAAAAAAAGGTCAGTATGGCTGCGATTTGGAGAAACTACAAAAGTACTATTCCACTATTGAACTAGTTGCCGGAGAATCTCGGGTGGTGGTTGTTCCTGAATTGCAGGGACGGGTGATGACTAGCACAACCTCAGGATCAACAGGATTTTCGTTTGGTTGGATCAACCACGAATTACTTGGAGCCGATCAACTGTCTTCTCAGTTTAACCCTTTTGGTGGCGAAGAGCGGTTTTGGATTGGTCCGGAGGGAGGACAGTTCTCTTTCTATTTTGATCAGGGGAAAGCCATGGCAATGGAAAACTGGCGGGTTCCTTCTGCTATCGATACCATGCCTTGGGATGTGATTGAAGCCAATCAGGAAACTGCTACATTCCGACAATCATTTCAGCTTGCGAATTATTCTGGCAGTAAATTTTCAATGGAAATCACCCGCCGGGTGAGCATTATTGATCCGATTGAATTGGACGAATTTTTGCCCATTAAATTGGATGAGTCAGTTAAAGTTGTTGCTTACGAATCATTAAACCAGCTGAAAAATACAAACGATTTTAGCTGGAATAAAGAAACGGGCATGCCATCAATCTGGATGCTTTCTATGTATCAGCCATCACCAGATGTAACTATTGTCCTGCCCTATAAAAGAGAATGCGAAGGCCCCGTAGTTACTGATGATTATTTTGGTGAAGTGCCAAAGGATAGGTTGAAATTTGATGATGGAATTATCTATTTCAAAGTCGATGGGAAGTACCGGAGTAAGATTGGTGTTTCTCCCGAGCGGGCGCTGCAAACTTTAGGAAGTTACGATGCGCAAAACAAATGCCTAACCATTTTAATTTGTTCGCTGGATTCTACTTCAACTGACTATGTCAATTCATCGTGGGAAGAACACCAGAAAGATCCGTTTAATGGTGATGCCATTAATGCCTACAACGACGGGGAATTAGTAGATGGTGGTCAGCTTGGCCCGTTTTACGAGTTGGAATCTTCGTCGTCAGCTGCTGCTTTAAATGCAGGTGAAGTTAAAATTCATTTTCAACGAACATTCCATTTCGAAGGAGAAGAGCAAGTATTAAATTCCATTGCTGAAAAACTACTGGGTGTTTCAATTGCTGAAATAAAAAATGCTCTTTAA
- the fucP gene encoding L-fucose:H+ symporter permease: MKSKIKVVPKEYLFPFILITSLFALWGFANDITNPMVAAFKTVMEISNAKAAMVQFAFYGGYATMAIPAALVIKRYSYKVGIIVGLTLYAIGALLFYPAAQFEFFGFFLVSLYILTFGLAFLETTANPYILSMGPEETATRRLNLAQSFNPMGSIFGMFVASNVILAALESDKRDAAGNLIFETLSASEKAGIRAHDLAVIRDPYVMLGFFVILMLAIIALSKMPKRAKADHSIRTMDTFKRLAKNVKYREGVLAQVFYVGAQIMCWTFIIQYADNLGIPKAEAQRYNIIAMAIFIGSRFVSTFLMKYLNARFMLTIFALGGMLTTTGVILIEGMPGLYLLIATSAFMSLMFPTIYGIALEGLGEDSTLGAAGLVMAIVGGALMPPLQGLLIDQGTIAWLPAVNFSFVLPFICFVAIAIYGYRTMKIHV; the protein is encoded by the coding sequence GTGAAATCTAAAATTAAAGTCGTTCCAAAGGAATATCTATTTCCATTTATCTTGATCACAAGTCTTTTTGCTTTGTGGGGCTTTGCCAATGATATTACAAATCCCATGGTAGCTGCATTTAAGACGGTAATGGAAATCTCTAACGCCAAAGCTGCGATGGTGCAATTTGCTTTTTACGGTGGATATGCAACAATGGCTATTCCCGCAGCGCTGGTTATTAAACGCTATAGTTATAAAGTAGGCATTATTGTTGGCTTAACTTTATATGCAATAGGAGCGTTATTGTTCTACCCGGCTGCTCAGTTTGAATTTTTTGGGTTCTTTCTGGTTTCCTTATACATCTTAACTTTTGGTTTGGCTTTTCTTGAAACAACTGCCAATCCCTATATTTTGTCAATGGGGCCGGAAGAAACCGCTACCAGACGTCTAAACCTGGCGCAGTCATTTAATCCAATGGGATCAATTTTCGGGATGTTTGTTGCCTCCAATGTAATTCTTGCCGCACTAGAGTCTGATAAAAGAGATGCAGCAGGAAATTTGATTTTTGAAACTTTAAGTGCATCTGAAAAGGCAGGTATTCGGGCTCACGATTTGGCTGTTATTCGCGATCCCTATGTCATGCTCGGATTTTTTGTTATTCTTATGCTGGCGATCATCGCCTTATCGAAGATGCCTAAGCGAGCTAAGGCAGATCATTCTATTCGAACCATGGATACCTTTAAGCGATTGGCAAAAAACGTAAAATATCGAGAGGGAGTCCTTGCTCAGGTCTTTTATGTTGGAGCACAAATCATGTGCTGGACTTTTATTATTCAATATGCTGATAATTTGGGAATACCGAAAGCTGAGGCTCAACGCTATAATATTATTGCGATGGCCATTTTTATTGGAAGCAGGTTTGTAAGTACCTTTTTGATGAAATACTTAAATGCCCGTTTTATGCTCACAATATTTGCTTTGGGAGGAATGTTAACAACCACCGGAGTTATTTTGATCGAAGGAATGCCGGGATTGTATCTATTGATTGCTACTTCTGCCTTTATGTCGTTAATGTTCCCAACAATTTACGGTATTGCTCTGGAAGGACTTGGTGAAGATTCAACTTTGGGAGCGGCAGGCTTGGTGATGGCAATTGTTGGTGGTGCCTTAATGCCTCCCTTGCAAGGATTGCTAATCGACCAGGGAACTATAGCTTGGTTGCCAGCCGTTAATTTTTCATTTGTCTTGCCATTCATTTGCTTTGTAGCAATTGCTATTTATGGATACCGGACAATGAAAATACATGTGTAG
- a CDS encoding substrate-binding domain-containing protein translates to MDFQFQLDHSSSQTKIQQLIHAVTEAISDGVLKEGDFLPSVNKLSRESGLSRDTIFKAYTTLKLRSVIASTPTKGYFVSNESFKVMMLLDDFSAFKEQLYGSFRNALPENYSVDLLFHHYNPNVFEQLVLNNLGRYSMYVVMNINNDRIEKVVRKIDPRKLLILDMGSPENDEMAHILQDFENAFRNCLEQGKEQIQKYDEFNLVFPSSTPHPKVAIEVFQRFCDDNTIKHSVIQKIKNNTIERGEAYLVIKEDDLVYIIKECKQKGLKVGRDVGLISYNDSPMKEIVGDGITVISVDFEEMGEKVANFIKSKQKIFEVLAPRLILRGSL, encoded by the coding sequence ATGGATTTTCAATTTCAACTTGACCATTCCTCTTCCCAAACTAAAATACAGCAGCTGATCCATGCCGTTACTGAGGCTATTAGTGATGGAGTTCTAAAAGAGGGCGACTTTTTGCCGTCAGTTAATAAGTTGAGTCGCGAAAGTGGATTGTCGAGAGATACCATCTTTAAAGCCTACACCACCTTAAAGCTACGCAGTGTGATCGCATCAACTCCAACGAAGGGCTACTTTGTAAGTAACGAGTCCTTTAAGGTGATGATGCTGCTTGATGATTTCAGTGCTTTTAAAGAACAGCTGTATGGCAGCTTTCGAAATGCATTGCCCGAGAATTATTCCGTTGATTTACTCTTTCATCATTACAACCCCAATGTGTTTGAACAGCTCGTTTTAAATAACCTGGGGCGCTACAGCATGTATGTGGTTATGAATATCAATAATGATCGGATTGAGAAAGTGGTGAGAAAAATCGATCCGAGGAAGCTATTGATTTTAGATATGGGATCGCCGGAGAATGATGAGATGGCACATATTCTTCAGGATTTTGAAAATGCTTTTCGTAATTGTCTGGAACAAGGAAAAGAGCAAATTCAAAAGTATGATGAGTTCAACTTGGTTTTTCCATCATCCACACCACATCCCAAGGTGGCCATTGAAGTGTTTCAAAGGTTTTGCGATGATAATACGATCAAGCATTCAGTCATTCAAAAAATAAAAAATAATACTATCGAAAGGGGAGAAGCCTATTTGGTTATTAAAGAAGATGATTTAGTCTATATTATTAAAGAATGTAAGCAAAAAGGACTAAAAGTAGGTCGCGATGTGGGCTTGATATCTTACAACGATTCACCCATGAAAGAAATCGTTGGAGACGGAATTACGGTAATCTCAGTCGATTTTGAGGAAATGGGGGAGAAGGTGGCAAATTTCATCAAAAGCAAACAAAAAATCTTTGAAGTCCTCGCGCCGCGGTTAATTCTCCGGGGATCACTGTAG
- the msrA gene encoding peptide-methionine (S)-S-oxide reductase MsrA, with the protein MELATFGGGCFWCTEAIFKELKGVQSVTSGYSGGEIVNPAYREVCSGRTGHAEVVEIEFDPEIISFQELLEVFWATHDPTTLNQQGADVGTQYRSVIFYHNEKQQETAEIIKQHLNKEAIFEKPVVTEISPWENFFRAEDEHQDYYERNPAQGYCQFVIVPKLDKFRKIFKEKINKTSHK; encoded by the coding sequence ATGGAACTTGCAACATTTGGAGGAGGTTGTTTTTGGTGTACCGAAGCCATTTTTAAAGAACTAAAAGGAGTACAGTCCGTCACTTCCGGCTATTCGGGTGGCGAAATCGTTAATCCAGCTTACCGGGAAGTTTGCAGCGGAAGAACCGGGCACGCCGAAGTAGTTGAAATTGAATTTGACCCCGAAATAATAAGTTTTCAGGAATTGTTGGAAGTATTTTGGGCAACCCATGATCCAACCACACTGAACCAACAAGGTGCCGATGTTGGAACTCAATATCGTTCAGTTATCTTCTACCACAATGAAAAGCAACAAGAAACCGCGGAAATCATCAAGCAGCACTTGAATAAAGAGGCTATTTTCGAAAAGCCAGTGGTGACTGAAATCAGCCCGTGGGAAAACTTTTTCAGAGCCGAAGACGAACACCAGGATTACTATGAACGAAATCCGGCACAGGGCTACTGCCAATTTGTAATTGTTCCAAAACTGGACAAGTTCAGAAAGATTTTCAAAGAAAAAATAAATAAGACATCACATAAATAA
- a CDS encoding DUF6787 family protein — MFKRLKERWNVDSDLQLIVIFVVFSISGSGALVIRKLVFHWLDYSPDWPFWLSAIVYVLTIVPAYQIMLILFGTLLGQFTFFWNFEKKLLRRFGIKID, encoded by the coding sequence ATGTTTAAACGGTTGAAGGAAAGATGGAATGTTGATTCCGACCTGCAATTAATCGTCATTTTTGTCGTGTTTTCAATCTCCGGAAGTGGAGCTCTTGTTATTCGTAAATTGGTTTTTCACTGGCTTGATTATAGCCCCGACTGGCCTTTCTGGCTTTCTGCAATTGTATATGTGCTTACCATTGTTCCGGCATATCAGATAATGCTGATTCTGTTTGGAACCCTATTGGGGCAGTTCACCTTTTTCTGGAATTTCGAAAAAAAGCTTTTACGCCGATTCGGGATAAAGATTGATTAA
- a CDS encoding 4a-hydroxytetrahydrobiopterin dehydratase: MDWNKETEKITKEFTFNNFKEALSFVNQVGELAEGMDHHPDILIHSYKKVSISLTSHSDGKVTNKDHELASKIDAL; encoded by the coding sequence ATGGATTGGAATAAAGAAACAGAGAAAATAACCAAAGAATTTACGTTTAATAATTTCAAAGAAGCACTCAGCTTTGTAAACCAAGTTGGCGAATTAGCAGAAGGTATGGATCATCATCCGGATATTTTGATACATTCATACAAAAAAGTATCCATTAGCTTAACTTCGCACAGCGATGGCAAAGTAACAAACAAAGACCACGAGCTGGCTTCAAAGATTGACGCGTTATAA
- a CDS encoding flavodoxin family protein — protein MTKVLAINGSPRKNGNTKILIKKVFEPLQEAGIETEYFQLGGKPVHGCTACGKCREIKDGKCHIKNNVLNECIEKIRDADGLILGSPVYFADVTTEMKALIDVVGYVSRGNGHLLKRKVGAGVLAVRRGGQLHAFETLNNFFLISQMIVPGSSYWNFAVGGPKGAVLQDEEGLQIMNTLGENMAWLLNKIND, from the coding sequence ATGACGAAAGTACTAGCCATTAATGGAAGTCCTCGTAAAAACGGAAACACCAAAATATTAATCAAAAAAGTATTTGAACCACTGCAAGAAGCAGGTATCGAAACCGAGTACTTCCAGCTTGGCGGGAAGCCGGTTCACGGTTGCACCGCCTGTGGCAAGTGTCGGGAAATTAAAGATGGAAAGTGTCACATCAAAAATAATGTGCTTAACGAATGTATTGAAAAAATACGCGATGCTGATGGCCTCATTCTGGGATCGCCGGTATACTTCGCAGATGTTACAACCGAAATGAAAGCCTTAATTGATGTGGTTGGTTATGTATCCCGCGGAAACGGACATCTTTTAAAACGTAAGGTCGGTGCCGGAGTACTTGCTGTTCGCCGTGGAGGACAATTACATGCTTTCGAAACACTCAATAATTTTTTCCTCATTAGTCAAATGATTGTGCCAGGATCAAGCTACTGGAACTTTGCAGTAGGCGGACCTAAAGGAGCCGTTTTACAAGATGAAGAAGGTTTGCAAATTATGAATACATTGGGTGAAAACATGGCTTGGCTTTTAAATAAAATAAATGACTGA
- a CDS encoding DUF4159 domain-containing protein, which translates to MNRKLLTLLLFLFSATLFGQNPNLKVALVKYKGGGDWYADPTALPNLIRFCNQELKTNIDPEPATVEPGSIELFNYPFVHITGHGNIIFSEEESLNLRLYLEAGGFLYIDDNYGLNSYIRREMKKVFPEQEFIELPADHPIYQQKYRFENGLPKIHEHDNKRPQGFGLFIEDRLVCFYTYESDISDGWEDPSVHNDPPNVRKKALQMGANLISYVFNN; encoded by the coding sequence ATGAACAGAAAGCTTTTAACACTACTCCTTTTCTTATTTTCCGCTACCCTTTTCGGCCAAAACCCCAATTTAAAGGTGGCGCTGGTAAAGTATAAAGGTGGCGGCGACTGGTATGCTGATCCAACAGCTTTGCCCAACCTGATTCGGTTTTGCAATCAGGAGCTTAAAACCAATATTGATCCGGAGCCGGCAACCGTAGAACCCGGAAGTATTGAGCTGTTCAACTATCCATTTGTACACATCACCGGGCATGGCAATATCATTTTTTCTGAAGAAGAAAGTCTAAACCTGCGGTTGTATCTGGAGGCTGGTGGTTTTTTATACATCGATGATAATTATGGGCTTAACTCCTACATTCGGCGCGAGATGAAAAAAGTTTTCCCGGAGCAAGAGTTTATAGAGTTGCCTGCAGACCATCCGATCTATCAGCAAAAATACCGGTTCGAAAATGGCTTGCCTAAAATTCATGAGCACGATAATAAGCGACCGCAAGGTTTTGGTTTATTCATTGAAGACCGCTTGGTTTGTTTTTATACCTACGAGTCAGACATCTCGGACGGATGGGAAGATCCTTCAGTGCACAATGACCCGCCCAACGTTCGGAAGAAAGCTTTGCAAATGGGTGCGAACCTGATTTCATACGTCTTCAACAACTAG
- a CDS encoding aminotransferase class I/II-fold pyridoxal phosphate-dependent enzyme, which yields MKKSFTTRSLHVSFPKKDVHRSLDMPIYESVAFEFDSSEDIAANFRGELPAHVYSRTSNPTVEYFEQKLKALTGAHHVLALSSGMSAITNTILAICKSGDNIISGNHLFAHSYSLFDQTLRNYGLETRFTDTTKADELEKLVDENTRAIYFETVTNPQLEIADILKLSNIAKKHNLLLISDSTITPPVVFNARDFRVDIEVMSTTKHISGGATSFGGVIVDHGTYDWQLNPNLKPLVEKFGKDTFVGRLRKNYYRNTGGAMTAHTAHYQILGLDLLELRFERSYDNCIKLGEFLGNHPDVKGVTYPGLKDAVNYDLAKVQFDGKPGTIIIFDLESEQACFAFMNRLQLIRRATNLNDNKSLIIHPWSTIYVEFSEADRLAMKIKPTAMRLSVGIESADDLIADIEQALNG from the coding sequence ATGAAGAAGAGTTTTACAACCCGGTCGTTGCATGTTTCATTCCCCAAAAAGGATGTTCATCGCTCGTTAGATATGCCGATATACGAATCAGTTGCTTTTGAGTTTGATTCGTCCGAAGATATAGCAGCTAATTTTAGAGGCGAATTGCCGGCACACGTGTATTCGCGTACGAGCAACCCAACGGTTGAGTATTTTGAGCAGAAGCTGAAAGCCTTAACGGGAGCTCATCACGTACTAGCACTTTCATCGGGCATGTCGGCCATTACGAACACCATTTTAGCTATATGTAAGAGTGGCGATAATATTATCTCAGGCAACCATTTGTTTGCTCATTCTTATTCTTTGTTTGATCAAACCCTTCGGAACTACGGATTAGAAACACGCTTTACCGATACCACCAAGGCTGATGAGCTTGAGAAATTGGTTGACGAAAATACTCGGGCCATTTATTTTGAAACGGTAACTAACCCGCAACTGGAAATAGCAGATATTTTAAAACTCTCGAACATTGCTAAAAAGCACAACTTGTTGTTGATTTCGGATAGCACCATCACACCACCGGTTGTTTTTAATGCTAGAGACTTTAGGGTTGATATTGAAGTGATGTCGACTACTAAGCATATTTCAGGTGGGGCAACTTCGTTTGGAGGCGTGATTGTAGACCATGGCACCTACGATTGGCAATTAAATCCGAACCTGAAGCCCTTGGTTGAGAAGTTCGGAAAAGACACGTTTGTAGGTCGTCTGCGCAAAAACTACTACCGCAATACTGGTGGCGCGATGACCGCTCATACCGCTCACTACCAAATTCTGGGTTTGGATTTGTTGGAGCTGCGCTTCGAACGTTCGTATGACAATTGTATAAAGCTTGGCGAATTCTTGGGCAATCATCCCGACGTGAAGGGCGTGACTTATCCCGGTTTGAAAGACGCCGTGAACTATGATCTTGCCAAGGTGCAGTTTGATGGAAAGCCCGGAACGATCATCATCTTTGATTTGGAATCGGAGCAAGCTTGCTTTGCTTTTATGAACCGCTTGCAACTCATCCGCCGTGCGACCAACCTGAATGACAATAAATCGTTGATTATTCACCCCTGGTCGACTATTTATGTTGAGTTTTCGGAAGCAGATCGTCTGGCCATGAAAATAAAGCCAACGGCCATGCGCCTTTCGGTTGGTATTGAATCGGCAGACGATTTAATTGCCGATATTGAGCAGGCACTGAACGGATAG
- a CDS encoding LytTR family DNA-binding domain-containing protein, whose protein sequence is MVSYGEKIHKVETSEIAYFYAMNKSAFLTTFTNKSYPVEYSLDKLEELLKPEHYFRINRKYIINMAAIDKMYA, encoded by the coding sequence CTGGTTTCGTACGGCGAAAAGATACACAAGGTTGAAACTTCGGAAATTGCCTACTTCTATGCCATGAACAAATCGGCCTTTCTTACAACGTTTACCAATAAGTCTTACCCAGTCGAATACTCGCTCGACAAGCTGGAAGAGCTGCTAAAACCAGAACACTATTTTCGAATCAACCGAAAATACATCATTAACATGGCAGCTATTGATAAAATGTATGCCTAG
- a CDS encoding RagB/SusD family nutrient uptake outer membrane protein, whose translation MKKLIYCLIAGFLLWGCENFLNTEPLTDKTAENFPQTAADAEQMMAGIYTTMNNVQSQADRSFFFICEVASDDKLGGGGMNDIAAQSYETFQFSDNEMLSNFWQVTYMGIHRANFAIENMGLLGDDIVSPEKKDQFTGEALFLRAYFYSRLHTLFNEVPLKLTTEPINMGASSADSIYGQIASDLKTAIELLPDVPYTDTQQGRVTKWAAQALMARVFLFYTGFYQQSTIALPDGGSVTKQDVITWLEDCYANSGHHMVGDFHELWPYTNKLTIGDYQYIQDYMAKTGKTLKFASDDGARNPETVFALQFSNFADWDIRRGYSNTYQLFFALRGLQNLENTYPFAGGWGQGNSVPESLVEQWQADEPNDPRLWASVMNIEEEVVPLGYQRGQWDFVLESNYWGKKYNGVTARDSDGSLKNDYGVLMYNTSDNNQLSHTDDLVFIRYADVLLMLSELKEDASYMNEVRERADLDPVSYSLENIQKERRYEFAFEGLRWNDMRRWGPDYTKAGLEEQVGVAVYNFGVEDVHEALHPDGYSARYDATMGFFPIPQSQIDLSEGMMEQNAGYSQSGEGLYRGWSN comes from the coding sequence ATGAAGAAATTAATATATTGCCTGATTGCAGGCTTTCTCCTTTGGGGATGCGAAAACTTTTTGAACACCGAGCCGCTGACCGATAAAACGGCAGAAAATTTTCCACAAACAGCAGCTGATGCTGAACAAATGATGGCTGGAATTTACACAACTATGAACAATGTTCAAAGCCAGGCGGATAGAAGCTTCTTCTTCATTTGTGAGGTGGCGAGTGATGACAAGCTTGGTGGGGGCGGTATGAACGATATCGCGGCACAATCATACGAGACTTTTCAATTTTCAGACAATGAAATGCTGAGTAACTTTTGGCAGGTAACTTATATGGGGATTCACAGAGCCAACTTCGCGATAGAGAACATGGGGCTACTGGGAGATGATATTGTTAGTCCTGAAAAGAAAGATCAATTTACTGGTGAAGCCTTGTTTTTGAGAGCCTATTTTTATTCCCGCTTACATACGCTGTTTAATGAAGTACCTTTAAAGCTTACTACTGAACCTATTAATATGGGGGCTTCTTCTGCAGATTCGATTTATGGGCAAATCGCGTCGGATTTAAAGACTGCGATCGAGTTGCTGCCTGATGTACCTTATACAGATACCCAGCAAGGACGAGTAACCAAGTGGGCTGCACAAGCACTAATGGCAAGGGTATTCCTGTTTTACACTGGTTTCTATCAGCAGAGTACTATTGCTTTACCCGACGGAGGTTCTGTTACCAAACAAGATGTAATTACATGGCTGGAAGATTGTTATGCGAATAGCGGTCACCATATGGTGGGTGATTTTCATGAACTGTGGCCTTATACCAATAAGTTGACCATCGGAGATTACCAATATATTCAGGATTACATGGCTAAAACAGGCAAAACGCTTAAATTTGCCAGCGACGATGGCGCGAGAAATCCGGAAACTGTGTTTGCCCTTCAGTTCTCCAATTTTGCTGATTGGGATATAAGACGAGGATACTCGAACACGTACCAGTTATTTTTTGCTTTGCGCGGACTTCAGAATCTTGAAAACACCTACCCCTTTGCCGGTGGCTGGGGACAAGGAAACTCTGTTCCAGAATCATTGGTTGAACAATGGCAGGCAGACGAACCGAATGATCCAAGACTGTGGGCCTCGGTTATGAATATTGAGGAAGAAGTAGTCCCATTGGGATACCAAAGAGGTCAATGGGACTTTGTGCTGGAAAGCAACTATTGGGGTAAAAAATACAATGGCGTGACAGCCAGAGACAGCGATGGAAGTTTGAAGAATGACTATGGTGTTCTCATGTATAATACCAGCGATAATAACCAGCTTAGTCACACCGATGATTTAGTCTTTATTCGTTATGCCGATGTTCTTCTGATGTTGTCAGAACTGAAAGAAGATGCCAGCTACATGAATGAAGTCAGGGAACGTGCTGATTTGGATCCTGTTAGTTATTCGCTTGAAAATATTCAGAAAGAACGACGTTATGAATTCGCCTTTGAAGGGCTTAGGTGGAACGATATGAGACGTTGGGGACCTGATTACACGAAGGCAGGCCTGGAAGAACAAGTGGGTGTTGCTGTTTATAACTTTGGAGTAGAAGATGTTCACGAAGCTCTTCACCCGGATGGATACAGCGCTCGTTACGATGCGACCATGGGTTTTTTCCCGATACCACAAAGTCAAATCGACTTGTCAGAAGGAATGATGGAGCAAAATGCCGGATACAGTCAGTCGGGCGAAGGTTTGTACCGTGGTTGGTCGAACTAA